One Ricinus communis isolate WT05 ecotype wild-type chromosome 7, ASM1957865v1, whole genome shotgun sequence genomic region harbors:
- the LOC8276488 gene encoding defensin-like protein 1, with translation MEKRSAGLFILMLIVLVLASQHMVLPTEARVCQSQSHKFHGACWGDHNCATVCRTEGFSGGRCRGFRRKCFCTRGC, from the exons ATGGAGAAAAGATCTGCTGGGCTTTTCATATTGATGCTTATTGTGTTGGTTTTGGCTTCTC AACACATGGTGCTGCCTACAGAGGCAAGAGTTTGCCAATCGCAGAGCCATAAATTCCATGGTGCGTGCTGGGGAGATCACAATTGTGCAACGGTCTGCAGGACTGAAGGTTTTTCCGGTGGCAGGTGTCGCGGATTTCGTCGCAAATGCTTTTGTACCAGGGGCTGTTAA